The DNA segment CCACCGGCTGGACGGTGGTGGACAGCACCGCCCGGAAGAGCACCTCGGAGAGGACGAAGGCCACGATCGCGTTGCGGCCGAGCGCCTCGACCGGCTGCAGCGGACGGCGGAGCGCGCGCTGGTCGACCAGCCAGTGCAGGGCGGCGAGGGCGAGCACGGCCAGACCACCGGTCACCAGGACGAAGGACGGCGACCACAGCCGCTTGTTGACCGGCGCCAGCGGGGCGAGCGCGAGACCCGCGGCCAGCAGCAGCACGCCGCCGGCCGCGAGCTGCCGCAGCACGGCCCGGCCGGTGCCCGACTGCAGCGCGCGGCCGGCGAGCACGCCGAGGTAGACGGTGACCGCGCTGCCCAGGAAGGCGTGCGGCGCCTCCGCGGAGAACGGCAGGCCGATCGCCTCGTCGAGCGACCGCGCCCAGGAGTGCTCCGGGTCGGCCCCGCCCGCACCGGTCAGCACGGTGAGCCCGGCCAGCACGCCGCCGGCGACCAGCGGCTGCACGGAACGCGGCAGCCGGAGCAGGGCCCAGCACAGCAGGTAGGCACCGGCGATGTGCCCGAGCACGCCGGCCCCCACCGTGCCCGGTCCGTACTTGGCCGTCACCACCAGCCAGCCGAGCACGGTCAGCCGCAGCACCCGCAGGAGCACCGCGCGCGGCCGGTCGGCGCGCCGCGAGAAGGGCATCGAGACACCGGCCACCAGCAGGAACGCCGGGAAGACGACGTCGGCCACGTGCAGCCCGTCCCAGGCGGCGTGGTGCCACTGGGTGGCGATCGACGCGTTGCCCCGGTTGTCGACGACGAGCATGCCCACGACGGCCAGGCCGCGGAGGACGTCGACCCCGTGCAGCCGGCGCACGCGACCGTCCGGGACGACGGCTGCCGGTGGACCGGGCCGGCCGGTCACCGCTCGGCCCGCCATCCCTCCACGGTAGGACCGGGTGCCGCCGCCCGCCCTGGGAAAACCGGCGGACACGGCGACCCGACCGGGCTACCGTCCGCCCATGCCCCCCGACTGATCCCCTCCCCCGCCGCCCGCCCGCACCCTGGTCCGCCGGGTCCTCGCCTGGTCGGCCGTCGCCGAGTTCGTCCCGCTCTACCCCTTCTACGCGCTGCTGTTCGCCGACAGCGGCCTGGACGACGGCGACATCTCGGCGCTGCTCGCGCTGTGGTCGGCCACCGCCGTGCTGGCCGAGGTCCCCTCCGGGGCGCTGGCCGACCGCTGGTCGCGGCGCGGCGCGCTGGTCCTCGCCGGCGTGCTCCAGGCGGTGGCCTACGCGCTGTGGCTGGTGGCTCCCGGTCTCCCCGGCTTCGCCGGCGGGCTGGTCGTCTGGGGGGTGGGCGGCGCACTGGTGTCCGGGGCGTTCGAGGCGCTGCTGCACGACGGGCTGGCCGCGGCCGGCGCGGGCGACCGGTACGGCCGGGTGTACGGCTGGGTGACCGCCGTCGACCTGCTGGTGCAGGTCCCCACGGCGCTGGTGGCCGCCGCGCTGTTCGCCTCCGGCGGGTACGCGGCGGTCGGCTGGGTGAGCGTCGGCACCTGCCTGGCCGGCTCGGTGCTGGCGGCCACGTTCCCGGAGGCCCCCCGCCGGGGCGGGCACGACGACGACACGGACGACGGCTGGTGGGGGACGCTGCGCGCCGGGGTCGGTGAGGCCGCCGGACGCCCCGCGGTGCGGGCCGCCGTCGTCCTCGTCGTCCTGCTGGGCGGGGTGGACGCGGTGGACGAGTACCTCCCGCTGCTGGCCCGGGACTGGGGCGTGCCGGACGCGGTCAACCCGCTCGCCGTGCTGGGCGTCCCGGTCGCCGGTGCGGCCGGCGCCGCGCTGGGCGGTCGGGCGACGTCCTGGCCCCCGCGCGCGGTCGCCGCCGCCCTGGCCGCGGCCGGTGCCGCACTGGCCGCCGCCGCGCTGGTCGCGGTGCCGGCCGGGCTGGCCGTCGTCGCCGCGGGCTACGCGCTCTACCGGCTGGTGCTGGTGGTCGCCGAGACCCGGCTGCAGCAGGCGATCACCGGGCCGGCCCGCGCGACGGTGACCTCGGTGGCCGGCGTCGGGGTGGAGCTGGCGGCGCTGGCGGTGTTCGCCACCTACGCCGTGGGCGGGCTGGTGCTGCTGGCCGCCGCCGTCCTGCTGCTGGCCGCGGCGCTCCCCCGGCTCGCCCGGACCTGACCGCTGCGTCAGTCGACCGCACAGGGCGGCCGCAGGGTGTGCCACGCCGTCCGCTGCTGGAACCACGCGCCGGCGTCCAGCAGCAGGTCCTCCCCGCCGACCGGGGCGGTGAGCTGCAGCCCCACCGGCATGCCCGAGACGGCGTGCCGGCCGGCGGGGAGCGCCAGCGTCGGGCCGGCGTGCAGCGACCAGGGCGCGCTGAGCTGGGCCAGCCGCCGGGTGGTGGTGAGCACGTCGTCGTCCGTGCGGGCCGGCGGGACGTCGACCGGCAGCGCCGGGGTGAGCAGCACGTCGACCTGCTCGAACAGCTCGTCCAGCCCGCGCTGGAACTCCCGCTGCGCGCCCAGCGCCTCGGCCCGCTCGTACTCGGACACACCGGTCCCGACCTGCACCCGGGTGAGGGTGTCGGGCTGGAACAGCTCCGGGCAGGCCAGCCGCTCGGAGTGCAGGTCGGCGATCCCGGAGTAGATGATCGTGTACAGCACGTCCTGCGCCGAGGCGATCCCCGGCACCTGCACCGGCACGAGCTCGGTGCCCCCCTCGGCGAACACCCGGCCGGCGGCGGCGACCAGGTCGGCGACCCCGGGGTCCAGGTCGTCGAACCAGAGCTCGGGCACCCCGATCCGGCGCGGCGGCGCCGGCTCCAGCTCGCGCGCGTCCCGCCCGGCCAGCACGGCGAAGACCCGGGCGACCAGCTCGACGTCGCGGGCGATCGGGCCGACCGTGTCGACCAGCTCGCAGACCGGGAAGGTGCCCGCGTCCGGGACGACGGAGATCCCCGGCCGCAGCCCGGTGACCCCGCACGCCGCGGCCGGCACCCGCACCGAGCCGCCGGTGTCGGTGCCCAGGGCCACCTCGACCAGCCCGGCGGCGACCGCGGCGGCGCTCCCCCCGCTCGACCCGCCGGGGACGCGGGAGAGGTCCCAGGGGTTGCGGACCGGCCCGGACGCGGAGTTCTGGCTGGTCAGGCCGATGGCGAACTCGCTGAGGTTGAGCTTGGCGACCATCAGCGCGCCGGCCGCGGCGAGCCGCGAGACGACCTCGGCGTCGCTGTCGGGCACCCGGTCGGCGAAGTACGCCGACCCGCAGGTGGTGCGCACACCGGCGGTGTCGATGCTGTCCTTGAGCCCGACCCGGACGCCGGCCAGCGGGCCCCCGGGCGCGTGCGGCAGCGGCGGGTCGATGGTGGTGACCACGGCGTTGGTCGCGGCCTGCACCTCGGGCACCGAGCTCATCGGCCGGCCTGGCGGGCCCGGGCCAGCTCGACGAAGTGCTCCACGGCGCCGGCGTCGTCGACCGCGCCGACGTTGAGCGCCCGGGCCGGCTCCACGCCCTGGAACAGCCTCTTGAGCGGGACCTCCAGCCGCTTGCCGGTGCGGGTGTGCGGCACCGCGGGGACGACGGTGATCTCGTCCGGCACGTGCCGCGGGCTGGCGTTGGTCCGGATCGCGGCCCGGATCTCCGCCTCGAGCTCCGGGGTGAGCTCCGCGCCGGGGGCGAGCTGGACGAACAGCGGCATCCAGTAGCCGCCGTCGCGCTGCTCCACGCCGAGCACGACGCAGTCCACGACGGCCGGGACCGCCTCGACCGCGGCGTAGATGTCCGCCGTCCCCATCCGGACACCGCCGCGGTTGAGCGTGGAGTCCGACCGCCCGGTGATCAGGCAGGTCCCGCGCTCGGTGACCTCCAGCCAGTCGCCGTGCCGCCACACCCCGGGCCAGGGCTCGAAGTAGGCCTCCCGGTAGCGGACGCCGTCCGGGTCGTCCCAGAAGTACAGCGGCATCGACGGCATCGGCTCGGTGACGACCAGCTCCCCCAGCTCGCCGACGACCGGGTGCCCGTCCTCGTCCCAGGAGGCGGCGGCCACGCCCAGCATCGGGCGCTGCAGCTCCCCGGCGGTGACCGGCAGCAGCGGCGAGCTGCCGATGAACCCGGTCGCGACGTCGGTGCCGCCCGACAGCGAGCCGAGGAAGACGTCCGGGCTCACCGCGTCGTACACCCAGCGGAAGGTGCTGGCCGGCAGCGGTGACCCGGTGACGCCGATGGTGCGCAGCGCGGAGAGGTCGTGGTCCTCCCCCGGCCGCAGGCCGGCCTTCTCGCAGGCGCCGAGGTACCCGGGGCTGGTGCCCAGGAACGTCAGCCGGGTGCGGGCGGCGAGCGCGAACTGGACGTCGACCGACGGGTGGGTGGGGGCGCCGTCGTAGACGACCACCGTGGCACCGGCCAGCAGCGCCGAGGTGGCGATGTTCCACATGATCCAGGCGGTGGAGGCGTACCAGAACAGCCGGTCGCCCGGCCCGACGTCGATGTGCAGCCCCATCTGCTTGCGCTGCTCGAGGACCACGCCGCCGTGCCCGTGCACGATCCCCTTCGGCAGGCCGGTCGTGCCGGAGGAGAACACGATCCACAGCGGGGCGGCGAAGGGCAGCGGCTCGAACACCGGGTCCTGCGGCTCGGCGACCGCCTCGGCCCAGGCCAGCGCCCCCTCGGGCAGCTCGCCGGGGTGCAGGCGGGGCACCGAGATCGTCGTCCGCACGCTGGGCAGGGCCTCCCGCAGCTCGGCGACGACCTCCCGCCGGTCGAAGGTCCGGCCGCCGAAGCGGTAGCCGTCGACGGCGACCAGCACCACGGGCTCGATCTGGGCGAACCGGTCGAGCACGCTGCGGGTGCCGAAGTCCGGTGCGCAGGAGGACCAGACCGCACCGATCGAGGCCGCGCCGAGGAAGGCGACGACCGCCTCGGGCACGTTCGGCAGGTACCCGGCCACCCGGTCACCGCGCCGGACGCCCAGCCGGCGCAGGGTCGCGGCGAAGGCGCCCACCTGGCCGCGCAGGGTGGCCCACGGGATCTCGACGTCCTCGACGTCCTCGGCCGCGGCGATCAGCGCCGGGTGCTCGTCCGTGGCGTGCCGCAGCGCCTGCTCGGCGTAGTTGAGGGTGACGTCGGGGAACCACTCGGCGCCGGGCATCGCGCGCCGGGTGAGCACCCGGTCGTCCGGGACGCCGGGCAGCACGTCGGTGAAGGCGGCGACGTCGGCCCAGAACTGGTCGAGGTGGTCGACCGACCAGCGCCAGATCGCGTCGTAGTCCGCCGGGCCGCCGAGGTCGAGGCCGCGCCGGTCGGCCACCCAGGCGGCGAACTGCCCCAGCCGGCTGGCCGCGATCGACTCCGGTGTCGGGGTCCAGAGGACCTCCGGTCCGCCCCCCGCGTCAGCGCTCACGGGCGGAGCCTGCCACCCGCGACCACGTCCGTCAGCAGGACCCGGGCCGCCGTCCGAGGATCAGGGCTCGGCGGGCTGCGCCACGTCGATCGAGGGGTGGTCGGCGAACAGCGGGGGCAGGTACCGGAGCATCAGCACCGACCAGGTCAGGTGGGTGAGCGCGGGTGCCTGGATGCCCCCGGTGACCCGCCGCTGGAAGGCGAACAGCAGGCCCATCGGCACCGAGGCGAGCACCAGCGCCGGGTTCCGGGTGGCCACCGTCGCCAGCGTGTAGACCGCGGAGGACTTCAGCACCGGATGGTCGACGCCGACCGCGGCGTACAGCGCGCCGCGGAAGAAGACCTCCTCGGCGAGGCCGTTGGCCAGCGTGGTCGTGGTGACCAGCGCGGGGTTGCCCTGCTGGGCGTACCGCAGCACCCGGGTCACCGCGGCCTCCAGCGGCGGGACCCGCTTGGCCACCAGCGCGGCGGCGTAGAAGAGGCCGAACGCGGCCGTGCCGCCGACCACCGGGGTGAGCAGCGGCCGGCGCAGCGTCGCCCGCGGCGTCTGCACCCAGCCCAGGTGCAGCGGCCCGGAGGCCAGCCCGCCGGCGACCCAGGTGGCCGCCACCCCCAGCGTGAGCCCGTAGAACGACGGCGAGTCCGGCTTGCGGGACAGCGACACCCCGAGCAGCCCGGCGCCGGCCACCGACACCGCGGCGGTCACCCGGCGGCGGCGGCGGAAGGCAGCGTCGGACTCGTGGTGGTCGCGCGGCACCTTGTCCACCAGCCAGGACGGCGCCCGGGACAGCAGCCGGGTCAGCCCGTCGTCGGAGATCAGCGACTCCCCGATGCGCCGCCGGTCCCGGGTCACCGGATCCGCCCGAGCCCCGCGGGGGTCTTCTCCTGGCGGGCCGCCCGCCGGGCCTCCGCCCGTTCCTTCAGCGCGGTGAGGACGGCGTCGTCGTAGGACATCGGCTCGAAGGGCACGATGCGCCGGATCGAGTCGTCCTTGACCACCACCTCGTTGGTCATCGAGTCGATCAGCGAGCGGCCGGTCTGCAGGTCGACGTCGGTGACCAGCGCCAGCCAGCGCGAGGACAGCTGCGGCGTCAGCAGCGGCACCGGGACGATCAGCAGCCGCCGGCCCTGGATCTCCGCGACCCGGGTGAGCATCTCCAGGTACTCGAGCACCTCCGGCCCGCCGACGTCCAGGGCGCGGCCCTCGGCCTCCGGCGCCTCCAGCACGCCGACCAGGTACCGGACGACGTCGGCCACCGCGATCGGCTGGGTCCGGGTGTGCACCCAGCGCGGGGTGATCATCGCCGGCAGGTGGGCGACGAGCTGGCGGGTCATCTCCCAGGAGACGCCGCCGTGGCCGATGACGATGCCGGCCCGCAGCGAGGTGACCGGCACCCCGCCCTCGGCCAGCAGCCGCTCGACCTGCCGCCGGCTGCGCAGGTGCGCCGACAGCTGGTCGGAGTCGTCGCCG comes from the Modestobacter italicus genome and includes:
- a CDS encoding heparan-alpha-glucosaminide N-acetyltransferase domain-containing protein, whose amino-acid sequence is MAGRAVTGRPGPPAAVVPDGRVRRLHGVDVLRGLAVVGMLVVDNRGNASIATQWHHAAWDGLHVADVVFPAFLLVAGVSMPFSRRADRPRAVLLRVLRLTVLGWLVVTAKYGPGTVGAGVLGHIAGAYLLCWALLRLPRSVQPLVAGGVLAGLTVLTGAGGADPEHSWARSLDEAIGLPFSAEAPHAFLGSAVTVYLGVLAGRALQSGTGRAVLRQLAAGGVLLLAAGLALAPLAPVNKRLWSPSFVLVTGGLAVLALAALHWLVDQRALRRPLQPVEALGRNAIVAFVLSEVLFRAVLSTTVQPVVDRWVSSVAGVTVSAWAYPAVSVAVIGAVCAGLARRGVVVRV
- a CDS encoding MFS transporter — translated: MVRRVLAWSAVAEFVPLYPFYALLFADSGLDDGDISALLALWSATAVLAEVPSGALADRWSRRGALVLAGVLQAVAYALWLVAPGLPGFAGGLVVWGVGGALVSGAFEALLHDGLAAAGAGDRYGRVYGWVTAVDLLVQVPTALVAAALFASGGYAAVGWVSVGTCLAGSVLAATFPEAPRRGGHDDDTDDGWWGTLRAGVGEAAGRPAVRAAVVLVVLLGGVDAVDEYLPLLARDWGVPDAVNPLAVLGVPVAGAAGAALGGRATSWPPRAVAAALAAAGAALAAAALVAVPAGLAVVAAGYALYRLVLVVAETRLQQAITGPARATVTSVAGVGVELAALAVFATYAVGGLVLLAAAVLLLAAALPRLART
- a CDS encoding amidase, with the protein product MSSVPEVQAATNAVVTTIDPPLPHAPGGPLAGVRVGLKDSIDTAGVRTTCGSAYFADRVPDSDAEVVSRLAAAGALMVAKLNLSEFAIGLTSQNSASGPVRNPWDLSRVPGGSSGGSAAAVAAGLVEVALGTDTGGSVRVPAAACGVTGLRPGISVVPDAGTFPVCELVDTVGPIARDVELVARVFAVLAGRDARELEPAPPRRIGVPELWFDDLDPGVADLVAAAGRVFAEGGTELVPVQVPGIASAQDVLYTIIYSGIADLHSERLACPELFQPDTLTRVQVGTGVSEYERAEALGAQREFQRGLDELFEQVDVLLTPALPVDVPPARTDDDVLTTTRRLAQLSAPWSLHAGPTLALPAGRHAVSGMPVGLQLTAPVGGEDLLLDAGAWFQQRTAWHTLRPPCAVD
- a CDS encoding acetoacetate--CoA ligase, with translation MSADAGGGPEVLWTPTPESIAASRLGQFAAWVADRRGLDLGGPADYDAIWRWSVDHLDQFWADVAAFTDVLPGVPDDRVLTRRAMPGAEWFPDVTLNYAEQALRHATDEHPALIAAAEDVEDVEIPWATLRGQVGAFAATLRRLGVRRGDRVAGYLPNVPEAVVAFLGAASIGAVWSSCAPDFGTRSVLDRFAQIEPVVLVAVDGYRFGGRTFDRREVVAELREALPSVRTTISVPRLHPGELPEGALAWAEAVAEPQDPVFEPLPFAAPLWIVFSSGTTGLPKGIVHGHGGVVLEQRKQMGLHIDVGPGDRLFWYASTAWIMWNIATSALLAGATVVVYDGAPTHPSVDVQFALAARTRLTFLGTSPGYLGACEKAGLRPGEDHDLSALRTIGVTGSPLPASTFRWVYDAVSPDVFLGSLSGGTDVATGFIGSSPLLPVTAGELQRPMLGVAAASWDEDGHPVVGELGELVVTEPMPSMPLYFWDDPDGVRYREAYFEPWPGVWRHGDWLEVTERGTCLITGRSDSTLNRGGVRMGTADIYAAVEAVPAVVDCVVLGVEQRDGGYWMPLFVQLAPGAELTPELEAEIRAAIRTNASPRHVPDEITVVPAVPHTRTGKRLEVPLKRLFQGVEPARALNVGAVDDAGAVEHFVELARARQAGR
- a CDS encoding CPBP family intramembrane glutamic endopeptidase; its protein translation is MTRDRRRIGESLISDDGLTRLLSRAPSWLVDKVPRDHHESDAAFRRRRRVTAAVSVAGAGLLGVSLSRKPDSPSFYGLTLGVAATWVAGGLASGPLHLGWVQTPRATLRRPLLTPVVGGTAAFGLFYAAALVAKRVPPLEAAVTRVLRYAQQGNPALVTTTTLANGLAEEVFFRGALYAAVGVDHPVLKSSAVYTLATVATRNPALVLASVPMGLLFAFQRRVTGGIQAPALTHLTWSVLMLRYLPPLFADHPSIDVAQPAEP
- a CDS encoding NAD(P)H-binding protein translates to MRRGVAPHPTEREGGGVRVLVTGASGFVGGRLAPALEEAGHEVRAMTRHPDRYDGAGKPVAGDVSDEASLRAALDGCDAAYYLVHSLDSPDFEDRDAAAARSFGRAAADAGVRRIIYLGGLGDDSDQLSAHLRSRRQVERLLAEGGVPVTSLRAGIVIGHGGVSWEMTRQLVAHLPAMITPRWVHTRTQPIAVADVVRYLVGVLEAPEAEGRALDVGGPEVLEYLEMLTRVAEIQGRRLLIVPVPLLTPQLSSRWLALVTDVDLQTGRSLIDSMTNEVVVKDDSIRRIVPFEPMSYDDAVLTALKERAEARRAARQEKTPAGLGRIR